A window of Magnolia sinica isolate HGM2019 chromosome 13, MsV1, whole genome shotgun sequence genomic DNA:
ATCgcgaaattcatggaaatgactgtgaagtgaagggaattgatcgtgaatcaacacggaattgccgggaatgaccatgaaatccatggaaatgacGATGAAGTGAAGCGAACTGACCgcgaaaatgcatggaaatgaccgtgaagtgaaggaaattgaccataaatgcatggaattgaccgtgaattaacacggaatcactgggattgaccatgaaatgcatggaaatgatagtgaagtgaagcgaattgaccgcgaaatgcatggaaatgaccgtgaagtgaagggaattgaccgtgaaatgcgtggaatcgaccgtgaatcaacatggaattgccgggaatgaccgtgaaatgcatgtaaatgacagtgaagtgaagtgaattgaccgcgaaatgcatggaaatgaccatgaagtgaagggaaatgactgtgaagtgcttggaaatgaccgtgaatcaacacggaattaccGGATataatcgtgaaatgcatggaaatgtccgtgaagtgaagagaattgaccgggAAATGAGTGGaagtgaccatgaagtgaagtgaattgaccgtgaagtgcatggaattggccgtgaatcaacacggaattgccggatatgatcgtgaaatgcatggaaatgacggtgaagtgaaacgaattgactgcgaaatgtaaggaaatgaccgtgaaatgcgtcgaattgaccgtgaatcaacacagaatcgccgggaatgaccgtgaaatgcatggaaatggcagtgaagtgaagcgaattgacagtgaaatgcatggaaatgactgtgaagtgaaggaaattgaccgtgaaatgcgtggaattgaccatgaatcaacacagaatcgttgggaatgaccatgaaatgcatggaaatgatggtgaagtgaagcgaattgaccgccaaatgcatggaaatgactgtgaagtgaagggaattgaccgtgaaatgcatgaaaatgaccgtgaattaacacggaattgccggatatgattgtgaaatgcatggaaatgttcGTGAAGTGatgagaattgaccatgaaatgagtggaagtgactgtgaagtgaagtgaattgaccgtgaagtgcatggaaatgaccatgaatcaacacggaattgccagaTATGATTGTGAAacgcatggaaatgatggtgaagtgaagcgaattgaccgcgaaatgcatgaaaatgaccgtgaagtgaagggaattgaccgtaaaatgcgtggaattgaccgtgaatcaaaatggaatcgccgggagtgaccgtgaaatgcatggaaatgacgatgaagtgaagcgaattgaccaagaaatgcatgcaattgaccgtgaagtgaaggaaattgatcgtgaaatgcgtggaattgaccgtgaatcaacatggaatcactggaaatgaccataaaatgcatggaaatgacagtgaagtgaaacgaattgaccgcgaaatgcatggaaatgatcgtgaagtgaagggaattgaccatgaaatgcatggaattgatcgtgaggaaaatgaaatgaataaaattgaccgcgaattgattgaaatttactgcaaagtgaatgaaatatattttcgaccatcaacctgatggaatcttggaaaataaagaggttggttggctaaagtagcttctcctacccccaaaatcatatagggtacatcaagtaactaattttggtttagaagatattcttgttaaatgaataaagaaataaatgaaaaaagagagaaattttttatatatgctaatatatacatatttatataaaatgtATTAgataaaaatgtaggtagaataaagttatctatgttaaaaaaaaaaaaaaaaagtgcacaggtagatgtagggcccaccaaaatcatgatCATTGAGTGTGGAGCCCATTCaaaattatgtgggtcccatgatgggacccacccaatttTTAAACAAAAAATCGGGTGGAGCTACCGCACCCGGGCGGCACTACCGCACAGATGTCCAGAGGTTGGCGGtagtattaatttttttttgaatggatatcgctattgctacggttataatctgtagcaatAGGAACTCAGCCTTcaaacaccagccaatccgcttgaaggaaaaagcaggggcattttcgactttTGGAAAGGCGTCCGTACagatggggcttattcttggaaggtaaaatgaggtgggctccaTCTCGGAAATGGtccataaatgggtcgtatagtcagaaatttctcattttcaatCCGTTTTTGCAGTTATTTGATTCTTAGGGCAGAATGTGATTATTTACGCGCATGCGTCCAGAAACTGAAAGGTGGGATACATGTGACTCATTTAAACCGTCCATACAGTGGGACCACTATAGATAGGTCATACACATAAAATCGGATGGGTTGAGCTATCTCCgattaattaaattttaaaatattgaatTCTGACCGTTGACTAATTTTTAGTTATAACCATCCATCAACGTTCTCCAATATGTCATTGCATCATCAGCTTCAGTGAAAATTTTGGATTGAACCGAGGGAAAGTAAGGCCACGATTTTGGACGGTCCAAATTGAATGAAATACATGCCACGTGTGTAGTTGAGTGCATACCTTTGAACCATCAAAAGGCGTATGAAAAAGTTCTCTTCGGTACAGCCAGAAATTTCCTAATGTACGAaccatttatggcccaccagccatTTTAAGCCCCCTTCTTTCTaagcttccaagaatactccccttGTTTAGGGACAACTTGCCAAAagtcaaaaatgcccctgctttttccttcaagcagaCGGCTGGTGTTGAAGGCTAGGGTTCCTagggctatggattataaccatagccatagccatagccattgaaaatttttttacCTAGGCGGCAGTACCGCCGACCTCTGGATGTCTGTGCGGTAGTACCACCCGAGTGCAGTAGTGCCGcccgattttttttaaaaatattgagtggaaatgaccgtgaatcaacacggaatcaccggaaatgaccgtgaaatgcatgaaaatgaccgtgaagtaaagcgaaacgaattgaccatgaagtgaagggaattgaccgtgaaatgtatggaaatgaccgtgaatcaacatggaatcgccgggaatgaccgtgaaatgcatggaaatgactgtgaagtgaagcgaattgatcatgaaatgcgtggaaatgaccgtgaagggaattgaccgtaaaatgcatgaaaatgaccatgaatcaacacgaaatcaccgggaatgaccatgaaatgcatgaaaatgatcatgaagtgaagtaaattgaccttgaaatgcgtggaaatgaccgtgaagtgaagggaattgactgtgaaatgcatggaaatgaccatgaatcaacacgaaatcgcggggaatgaccgtgaaatgcatggaaatgaccgtgaagtgaatcgaattgaccgtgaaatgcatggaaatgaccgtgaagtaaaggaaattgatcgtgaaatgcatggaaatgactgtgaagcaacacggaatcgccgggaatgaccatgaaatgcatggaaatgattgtgaagtgaagcgaattgaccatgaaatgcgtggaaatgactgtgaagtgaagggaaatgactgtgaaatgtttggaaatgactgtgaatcaacaaaAAATcgacgggaatgaccgtgaaatgcatgaaaatgatggtgaagtgaagcgaattgaccgtgaaatgcatggaaatgaccgtgaagtgaagggaattgaccatgaaatgcatgaaaatgaccgtgaatcaacacggaatcaccgggaatgaccgtgaaatgcatggaaatgaccgtgaagtggagcgaattgaccatgaaatgcgtggaaatgatcgtgaagtgaaaagaattgaccctgaaatgtatggaaatgattgtgaatcaacacggaattgtcgggaatgaccatgaaatgcatggaaatgaccgtgaagtgaagcgaattgaccatgaaatgtgtggaaatgactgtgaagtgaagggaattgaccatgaaatacatggaaataaccatgaagtgaagtgaattgaccgtgaaatgcatggaaatgactgtgaagtgaagggaattgaccgtgaaatgcatggaaatgatcgtgaagtgaagcgaattgaccgtgaaatgcatagaaatgaccgtgaagtgaagggaattgactgttaaatgcatggaaatgactgtgaatccacatagaatcgccgggaatgaccatgaaatgcatggaaatgactgtgaagtgaagcgaattgactgtgaaatatgtggaaatgaccgtgaagtgaagcgaattgatcgtgaaatgaataaaatgaatgaaattaccgggaggtgaatgaaatgaatttttgactATCAACCCgatagaatcttggaaaataTCTACGCTTGGTtcgctaaattagcttctcctactctaaaattatatgtggtacgttaagtaactcattctagtttaggagatatgcttgttaaaaaaatagacaaagaaataaattaaaaaataaaaaaatatttttatatacttatatatacatatttacataattatgtaatagagaaaaatgtaagggggaaaaattttccttgtaaaaaaaaataataataaaataaaatttgccaGACTGGCGTACCGCGGCAGTGTggactgttttattttttttttctttttctttttctgttgaattttagttgcttttgtgggtccctttATAAGGTctttgttatatcaaaaccgtccatctatttggcaagctcatattaaggcttgagacgaaaaataagacatatctaactatcaagtggaccacactgtaaaaggctgtggggaattgaacgtataccattgaaacttttttagggattacagaagttttggatcattatgaaatttgttttttctcttcatccaagtctttgtgacctcatgaatagattggatagaaaatgaatgttatggtgggccctacaaaagttttaacggtgaaaatcaattttcccgctgcttgTTGTGGTGTGTTCCagttgatccttggatatgatttatttatttttgataatgctcccaaaagatctcgaaatatggatgaacgttgtcgatataataaatacaaaactgtggggcccatgtaactttgatatcttttgaactgttcatacaactcggagttcgacgaccgtaagcgctcgtcttcgagcaccaggcgatccgcctcaggaaggaaagcaggggcattttggaCCTGAGGAATGGGCCGTACAGCTGGGGATTATTCCTggtaaaaagcaagtgggcttaaaaaggttgcgGGCCATATACTGCaggtacagttggaaatttctttttcgttttctttttcttttttttttcagatttttttaggcatgagacaaaaaatgaagccgatacaatgcccaagtggaccacacagtgggaatgAACAgactccattaaaaacttcatcaggccacagaagttttggttcaagctgacaTTTACTTTTCCCTTTCATTCAGCTCCATGtacatttattttttccttccatTCAGCTCCATGTGACCTTAAAAATAGGTtggataaacatcacggtgggcctttcgaaggtttcaacagtggatgtcataaCCACCATTGTTTTTTGTTGTGTGGTttgcttgagatttgaatttgccttatttttgggctcatatcctaacatgagctaaaaaatagatgaacagcatagataaaacccatacatcctaGATCCCACGGATCCTCTACCTGGACGGCAGAGTCAGGATGCTATTTACTTCGAAATCGgactgtgtactgagttactcattatgATCTTATCTTGCCGATTAAACTCTGCtgagcccaccgtgaatgtatctagTCTATCGACGCTACTTTAtgttttttcctattattttagggttgagaccaaaatttaggtATACCCAAATATTAAGTGGGCTATACCagtggaaacagttggaataatggcttccactgttgaaacctttctagggcccacagtgatttttttttctcatccaacctgttcataagttcacacagacatagatgaaaggaaaacacaaatagaagattgatccaaaacttctgtggcccccaaggatTTTTCAACGGtcaatgttcaattcacactgttttctatggtgtggtccacttgagttttggatatacttcgtttctagtctcaagtcctaaaattattgttaaaatggatggagatagtggataaaatacatgaatcatgttggACCCCAGGGAGTTTTacgcagtacgcaatccgcttccatccactTCCGAGCTTTGGCCTCTGATTGTAATCTGAGGTGACACATCTTATGGACGGGTTAGATTCCGCGATCACATCACCGAGGCCCACATCTTTCCAGGACATccgtaggacgcggattgcgtcccgcccggacagtaatccgtccgggaagggctctgtagggcccaccgttgatttaattgttttatttcatcgcttttttcatatcattttaaggaatcATTATAAAAATGAAGCGTGTCCTAAgccgaccacaccaaaggaagatgcagtgataatggcacccaccgttgaaacctttctaacggCCATCGTGATGCTTTTTTTaaaccatctaacctattcataaggtcatgtggacgtggatgaagtggaaaaactaACATCAGCTTGATACGAAACTAATCTAgctcacaggaagtttttaatggtggacgttcaatccccattttgtggtccacttaagctctgGAACTGATctattttttggcttatatcttaaaatcatctggaaaaaacgattaacggcatggataaaaacacttacatcactgtgggcaccACAGAGCCATGCCCAGgcagattaccgtccgggcgggggtaggacgcaatacgCGCCCTACATCCGTAAGCTTAGGCTAGCACTGGTATTACCACCAAAGCGCGCCTCTTTTTCACCACCGAGGCAAATACAAGATAGAAAGCAAGGTTTCATCCACAACTCATGGCTTGTGAGTAACAGTAATAAATATGAAGAGCCGGTCACCTAATCAAACCTTTATATATACTTCCAATCTCACTTGGGTGTTCTCTAATCCCATTTGCCATCAACAACGCTGATCAGGAGCAGTCCCAAGACCATTTGATCAACATGGCCACATCTCAAACTTCCCCTCCTCTTACACAAGAAGGATTAAACCATGAATGCCAGGAATTAGTCTCTTCCCTCCCAAGAGAAGACGGGTGGCGATACAGTCCTCTCTATCAATACCAAACTGTTTGGTATTCTCAAATGGCTCTATTGGGAATGATCGAACGTCAACGACACTTCAAAGCTCATGATACTGACATACTACTAGCGACGACACCTAAATCAGGCACTACATGGCTCAAGGCACTTGCATTTGCTATCGTGAACCGAACTCACTATCCATATCCTCAGCATCCCTTGCTCACCAGCAATCCTCATAAACTTGTCCCTTTCTTCGAAGTCGACAACTACCCAAACAACCAAAATTCTGATCCTGACAGCATTTGCTCCCCCGCTCTCTTCTGCACTCATGTACCCTACATTGCATTGCCACAATCCATTAAAGACTCTGACTGCAAAGTTGTCTATCTTTGCAGAAACCCTAAAGATGTGTTTATTTCTCTTTGGCATTTCATGAACAAACGGAAGACTGAGACTCAATCACTGATTTCGCTCGAAAAGGCACTTGACTTGTTTTGTGCAGGTATTTCGCCATTCGGTCCCTTTTGGGACCACGTGTTGGGTTATTGGAAGGCAAGCTTAGAAAGCCCTCAGAAGGTTATGTTTCTTAAATATGAAGATTTAAAGAAAGAGCCAATCGTTTTGTTGAAAAGGTTAGCAGAGTTTTTAGGATGCACTTTCACACTCAAGGAGGACAAAGATGGGGTGATCCACGATATACTCAGGTTGTGTAGCTTTGAAAATTTGAGCAATTTGGAGGTGAATAAGGTTGGAAAGTTTCAGCATAGGCTTCAGCACCTAGATGGGCTTGAGCACAGACTATTCTTTAGGCGAGGCGAGGTCGGCGATTCATCAAATTATCTTACAACTCGAATGATTGAACGGTTGGATCAAATCACAGAACAAAAGTTTCAAGGTTATGATCTGAGGTTCTAAGTATATGTTTGAAGGCATTTCACTGTGTTCAGGCTCTCTAAGTATTATTCCTTGTACTTTTTTTGTAAGAAATTATCTTACAACTCGAATGATTGAACGGTTGGATCAAATCACAGAACAAAAGTTTCAAGGTTATGATCTGAGGTTCTAACTATCTGTTTGAAGGCATTTCACTGTGTTCAGGCTCTCTAAGTATTATTCCTTGTACTTTTTTCTTTGGTTAATGTTGGCCTCGTTCCCATTATTGAATGGAATGCATTTTAGAATTCGGGTCTATTTACGAGCTAGTGTGTACTATGAGAATGCCATGGATCCAAAAACAATATTGGTCTGCTGATCAATCTCTTGTATTAGAATAAGAAGGCAGTTAGAGAAAGATTTCCAACAATTGGAATTCAACATCCATTGGTGGCGAGAATGGTATGTGTGCAATGGGTGCCATCCAATAGTGGAAATGAGGCTCCATATGGTTGCTATGGTGTGAACCGCAGTATATCAAAACCCATGTTTGCATTGTGTTCCACGGACTCTTTTAGTACAGACGTCTCTTGTCCAgtcaaaactcttttttttttttttttaaaaaaaaaaaaaaattattttaacaggaagagaattttattaatcttaGGAAATTGTACAGCATAAATAATTTGGGCTAGCCCTCAGGAGCAAAAAAGAAGGGAGGGAGCAGCTTATCATAAAGAGGGAAACTATACAAAATCGAGGCTAATTTTCCTTAATATACCCTAAACCGGTCAAGGAGGAGCTCTCCCCGGGAGGGCAGAATCCAGGGTATACTCCCTGTCTAGTTAAGACTCTTGTCCACATATGTGTTTGGATTACGTTGATGATCATAATGCAATGTAAAAGTGTCTTTTTTATAAATTACAATACctaattagatggaaaaatgatttttatgTTTAGATAGGCATGGCCAACTTGTAATGGGGATACTTTTACATTAGTGTAAAAGTctaattaagaagaagaaaaaagtgtcAAATCATTGTGGTAGAATACACTGATTCTTGTTAGCCAGCCGGGGGATTTCTACCATAATACAATGTAAAATTGTAACTGTTACAAATTCCTTTGTATGTCTTGGATTACATTTGCATTTGATCGCCAAATTAGCGTATTGAACAACGGTGATAAACATGCATTATAGAATTGTAATAATGACACTTTTACATTATATTGTTGTTGTAAACCCTAATCAAAACACGCACAATGCATACAATGGAAGTTGCTGGAGAAAATAATTGCACCAATTATTCCCTTTTAGTGGGAAATGATCAAATATAGCAGACTATGTCAAAAGTTACTATGCAGTCATGGTTTTCTTGCCAAGCGTGACGTGGAATATTCTATCTATACCGAAGGTATTAGTGGTCTATATGGCCTTGCTTATATATGAACAATGCTTTGGGCCACCAACTCTAACTTATTATGGACTTTCCTTCTTAATATGCTCCCCATGCGGTGGTGAATGGTGGTAAATTTTGGGCTCCGTGGTTTACTGCAATAACTCATGCATTCTATAAATATGAGTTGGAATTCATGAATACATCATTGCCATCTTTCCGATATGTTACCCTAGAGTATGTACCTTTTCCAATAGTGAAATAAATGTGTGATAAAAAGCACGGCATGATCCGCGGGTTATGGCTTGTAAGTTACACACACGTATCGATGAAGAGCCATGTGATGCATGTTGTGGAGCACAGCTTGTGAGTTACATATCACGGTTGGCTGAAGGGTCTAAACAACCTTGCTTATATAGGGAGAATACCATGGGCCACATATTCTAACACAACCATGGACGTTCCTTCTCAATATGCTCCCCATGTAGTGGGGAATGGGGCAAATTTTGGGCTCTGTTGTTTTTTGTGATGACTCATCTGATTGATATGAGTTGGATTTCATGAACACATCATTGCCCCCACATCTTACCATATGTTCGCACTAGAGTATGTGTCACACCCCATAATTCAGATACAAAGTGTGCACCGTTAGACTTGAGTTACGGTCAATTACTCATACACTATGTGTACATAAATCTATGCACCATATAGTTCTTAAGAAGCACAATTAGCATGTATTCTAGATTATTACCACATTAACATTTATACATCCAATTGTTTTTACCTCTCTTATTAATATTCTATCCATAACATTCACATTAATAAAATAAGTCATC
This region includes:
- the LOC131224361 gene encoding cytosolic sulfotransferase 12-like; translated protein: MATSQTSPPLTQEGLNHECQELVSSLPREDGWRYSPLYQYQTVWYSQMALLGMIERQRHFKAHDTDILLATTPKSGTTWLKALAFAIVNRTHYPYPQHPLLTSNPHKLVPFFEVDNYPNNQNSDPDSICSPALFCTHVPYIALPQSIKDSDCKVVYLCRNPKDVFISLWHFMNKRKTETQSLISLEKALDLFCAGISPFGPFWDHVLGYWKASLESPQKVMFLKYEDLKKEPIVLLKRLAEFLGCTFTLKEDKDGVIHDILRLCSFENLSNLEVNKVGKFQHRLQHLDGLEHRLFFRRGEVGDSSNYLTTRMIERLDQITEQKFQGYDLRF